The Larus michahellis chromosome 9, bLarMic1.1, whole genome shotgun sequence genome contains the following window.
CCAAAATTGTTATGGATGTGAGCCTGAGATATCCTTTGTCTGACTGCTTCTTGATGATCAGGTGTTGGCAATTTGAATGTCTGTCATCTGACTCTTCCATAAAGGCAATTCTGTGAACTTACAAAAATAGGTACAGAAGTTAATGTTGTCAGAGGAGCTTTAGAATTTCTCAGAGAACTTTATTTGTATCAAAATTGTGTTCCTGGCTCTGGTGGCATGTGTATCACTATGATGTATTCTGTCATACCAGTTCATTTTTTCATAGATGGCGCTTCTCTTTCAGCTGGTATGAGTTGGACTAATGTAAATTCCCAGGCAACTCAAAAAAAACCTTGGATTGAAAAAACTCAGACGTTTTCTAGAGGTGGAAGACAAGCTGAGCAAAGAAATAGTTCACAGGTATATTGTTAACGGTTCTAAATTTAAGTATTCTGTTTCTTGTAATATATGAAAATAAGGAATTTGAAATAGATTATAAATTTTAACATATGAAGAATAGTTAATGAAAACAGTGAATGAAAAGTGTAGAAACTCAACTTAAAAGTCCAGTTGCAAATTTCTACCTTGTATGTTTCTTGAGCTAGCGCTATATCATTCATATATATCTCTCAATATAtcattcatatatatttttatatatatatataaaaaaaacaaatttcacGTACTTGGAAATCTTCTGCCTATAGCCTGTTCTTTATATGTATCTACTTAAGAAGAAAGTTACATTTATAAAGTAACTTGTGAAATTAAGACAGTGTGGGTGTAGAAAAGTTTAGTTCAGTTGTTGATGTATTcacagtttaggaaaaaaagtctcaaaCTTTCTAAAGGAGGATTATGATGTGATAGTGAACTAGAACCATGTGTTCTCACTCCTGTTGTctttgaaactttcttttttaaattacataccatattatttagcatttttattaataaatgaattaaaattgtTTTATGCTAAAATCTGAAGAATATGTTTCTGTGAAACTTCCTTGAAGTGGGACAGGATTTCTGTAATTAATACGTGAGCAGAAAGTGTTCTTCCTAATTTTGGTAGTCTAATTTTATTGAGGGGGGTGGTTCAgagggggacagagagagggCTGAAACATCTGCCTTTGCTTAAATATAAGTTTTGCTTGAAGTGGGAGCTTTGTCATAGATGTAACTGTATGTGCAGATATATGTGAGCTAGCTTGTGCTGTTTagagttgggggtttttttagatgGAATTGTTAATTTGTCTAGAATTTTCCCATTTGGTATCTGTGGGTTTATTATATAAATAAGTTCCTTGATGCTTGTATCTGGAAGCATAGCAGTTCTGAATCTTTTTATAATCTGTAGTCAAATCGGAGGCTTTTAGAAGCCACTACTTGTGGTTTATGGCATTGGGAGAGTAGGAAGGACCAGATTTCTTTTCATGCAGTCAGTATAGACTCTAAATCTGGCAGTTATTTTacgtatttaaaaacaaagctggCACAAAGAGTTCTAAATGAGGTTTCCCCAGCCAAATTTACTGTACCTCAAGGCAGAATTGtcctagaaattattttcctttgaagcTAAATTTGTACCAGGTCTGTAGGAAACTTTCTTGAGAAACACACTGGTATGAGATCCAGTATTTCAGATGGAAATCATGCTCTGCTTTCAGCCAGCCATTCTTGTGCATGGGTTTCCACCAATGTAATAAACAGACGAATGTTTATACCACTACACTCGAGGGCTCCAGTCCTTAGAGAACTCTGTGCCTATGCATTGTTATAAAACACATGTCGAAAAGGCAATAATTGCACACAGAATAATTAGTGGGAGAAAGTTCTTTTGATCATGGTTGCAGATAGTTCTGCAGGATTGATGTCTGAGTTCTGCAGAGTCACCAGCAACTCTTCAGGTTTTCATTGTCTTTGGCAAAGGACcctattttttaaatcagaaatgcGGAGGTGAATATATAGAGATACTGTATTTGTCTTAAGGGAGGAGGAATAATCTGATACTGTCCGTAGAATATGTTTGTGCAggtgtaaaaaaacaaaaacacaacccctccaccctggggggaaaaaaaacccaacaacaaaaaacccaaaacacacacccaaaaaaacccaccaaagcaCAGTTTATTAAATCTAATTGTGTAAAAACTGTATCTTCTTAGCTGCTAATTAGCAGATGAGAATGCCTtacatgcacgcacacatatCTTGAAAAATCCAAATTGCAAAATGCCAATCACGTTCATCATTTTTCAGTCCGGTTTCAGATGCAGAGACCACAGCACGTCTTCAGAAAGAAGGCAGAATTTGCAGAAACGACATGAAAAACCTATAACTACAAGCCAGTCAAGTAGAACAGAACAGAGTCCTGAAGCTCTGTATTTTGAGGTAGTGTTGTATGAAAACTGTTTCTGCATTATAGTGATGCAAGTTGTGTGTGGAATAAGTGATGCTCTCAACAGGGAGAAGTTGCAAAATATTTGACTCCAAGAGGTGCATAATATAGGGCactaatttaattatttacatgATGCTTTCATTGTGTATGTACAAAGACTTGTATTTGGGTGTTGTGGAAAGATTTAGAATGTGCCTGAGTGACAAATTACTGTGTTCTCTGGTTTTTATCCCCCTTAATTGTAACTGGATTTCTTTAGTGTAAAACACTAATAGATTCTTTTTTTGAAAAGGTTACTCAGATACAGaaatgctgtgtttattttttcatcgCTTTCTATTTGTGTCACTTTAAGCCCTTCCAGTTCATGTGGGGCTTCATGATTCAGTTCATCTAGCTTCAGCCGCTTCAGTTCATGCTTTTCATGTGACTTGGTTCCATTCTCTTCATTCTTAATTTGTGTATTGTTTAGGATGAAGATGAATTTCCAGAGCTAAATAGTGACAATGGCAGCAGCAAAAGTAGTAACATCCAGCAAAAGATTTCACCCAAAGTAGtaagtaattattttgttttgcaaagcatttttaagttttaattgtTTTGAGAGTATttaatttgtgtaatttttaatGAATCTTTGCTACAATACTTATAATGCAGTAATTGTGATGTTCTTAGGGATGCGTGTTACCAGTTTTGGATGCTAAAGAAATGCCAATTAAAATAAGTGGTGCAGAGAATGCATATTTAAAAGACTGCTGGATTTTTGTCTGCTAATGAGACTGTTAATGAGTGAAACCGTAAGATACGTGAGCTATGCTATGATTCTGAGCATCTGTCctgagttggaagagacccataaggatcatcgagtccaactcccaaCTTCTCCATCTCACTGATGGTTTCTTATGAGTTTCGTGCTTTTTGAAGTCACATGCTAAATTTTGGGTGAACAGTAGGTGCAAAAGGGGTTTTGAGGATTGTCGAGCTTTCTCTGTGTTAATACCTAAATTACATCCCTGTTATTCTTTCTGACTCAAAGGGCTTGCATTCAGACAGATGTTTTGATGaagcttttcttaaaattgtTAAATCTACAGATGTAGTAATAGTGttgattttttcaaaataactacagttagtttattttaatttcagaataaacTACAACTTTATCTGCTTTAAGGCTGTGGAAACAGATGTTGGAAAATTGCTCTTTTAATGCTTAAATATATTGTTGCAGAACCATAGGGACTGTAAATGCTTCAGAAAGCAATCAGTTTAGAAAACCTTCTGAAGGCATAATTGGAGAAAATATAATAGTTTTTCCATACAACAATGAAATATACATAAGTTTCTAGTTCTATTAACTTACTACGTCATCTAGCTGTACTTAATAGTTGGGATGTCATACTGCTGACCCAAGCAATGGCTCATTTGGTTTTTTGGAGTGCTGCATTTCCTGTGGTCTTGATAAGTCTTTAATTGTgtgtttttgcattttgtttaaaatgacaGTTGGATGACTTACCAGAGAATTCTCCAATCAATATAGTCCAAACTCCAATTCCCATTACAACTTCTGTACCAAAGCGTGCAAAAAGTCAGAAGAAGAAGGCCTTGGCAGCAGCACTTGCAACAGCTCAAGAGTATTCAGAGATAAGCATGGAACAGAAAAAACTCCAGGTGTGTAGCCTCCTGCCCCCCATAGTAGGTGGTAAAGAGGAGTATCAGTTAGCTGTTGCTCCTCTTTATTCTATAATAGCAAGAATCTCTTTGTAAAGAATGTTTTGCAGTCACTGTTTCTTTGTGCTTATCAGCATATGTTGTTCATGTTGTAGGAGGCTTTATCAAAAGCAGCTGGAAAGAAGAGTAAGACCCCTGTTCAGTTAGATTTGGGTGACATGTTAGCAGCtcttgaaaagcagcagcaagcgATGAAAGCTCGTCAGATCACCAATACCAGGCCCCTCTCATACACAGGTATTTCTAATCTGCTTGACTGTTGCTAAATGCTTTTTGTGACAATATACATGTGATTGCTCTGTGCATCTTAAATatgtcttttatttctgtcaagttttgttttttcaatataaacaaaataaaaacgtGGAAAGAGTGTCTTAGTGCGTTTCTCAAAAAATTCACCTGTGCTATCTTCCTCTGAGCTGCGGTATGCAATAGTGAAAGTCCATGTTGAACTGAGGACAAACTTCTCTTAAAATACCTACTATTCAAAACTTAAGGTTCACGTCTTGAGTAATTCAGTGCTGAAATGAATACGTGAAAAGAAATGTATTAGGTCAAACCAAACATCTGCTACAGATATAACAGAATTCCCTTTGAGAGCAGCTTAGAGAGGATACCTGTGACTGTGATATATAGGCGGTTATACCTCTCCAGGTTATTCTTCCTGCCTCTACTGATTATACTTCAGGGTCTCCTGACCTGAGGCTTTCTCAAATCAAATTTGTTTCTTAAAGTGTCCATCACTTCTATCATATGCTTTTACTGTCCATAAGGTCCAATGGCAGTGAATTCTAACCTTACTACATGCTATGTGGAGAagctcttccttctgctgtgtttttctggGGTGGGAGTCAGGGGGTTTTGTGCCCCACTCATAACTTCATTAGCTTTCCTAGGCTTTGTAGTGCAAGAACACCAAGCAGTCATTCCCAGCTCTCTTCCTCTATGATTCTTAGAGGTCTGTCATCTCTTTTTTGAAGAGTCCTAATCTATTTAGTTATTCCGTTGTGGAAGCATGTCTTTTGCGATAATCCATATTGCTTTCTCTGTATATTCTTGTAGTTCTACTGTGTCTTTTTGAAATTAAGGAAAATCAGACATGTACAGAATATTAAGTTATAGCTCCATCGTGAATGTATGCAATGGCTTAATTACACTTTTTTGATCTCTCTTTCTTTATCAACAATTAACATTAAATTagcttttttaatgctttctgctGAATGCAGAATTGACATTTTTGTAGTTATCTGTTATAACCCATGAATCTCATTCCTGAGCAGTAGTATGTAGCCTAGGGTCCATCGTTATGCACATAGTtaccattttcctttttgtgtgttGCTTTGTTTACCTGCTTTGAGTTTCAGCTGTGTTCAAACATTAATTCAAGTTGGCAAGGTTATATCAAATAAAGCTCAGCAAAGAACAGTTGGCATTTCCATTGGAGACTGcgtttgttttattctttcttgcagAAGATACACTTAACTACTTGTGGcactttctcatttgttttgtcCTGTCAACTAATCAAGTCTTTAACAAGTAAAAATCAGTGTTTGGATAAATACTTGGAACTTACCTTACTATTATCATCTTACTAATAAAGCTACATGTAGTCACTTGAGAGAGATCCCTTACCAGTATTAAAGTAATTCCTTGCCTGGAATCCATGGCTTCCTAAAATATGAGGCTAAGTTGAAGAAAGCTTCAAACCATCTGGAAGCAACAATATCTGATGACGTAATTTTCCTGTCATTATGAACTGCTTTTTTCCAAGGAAGGAAAACGTACTTTGAGAATTCATCAGTGGAAATTCTGAAAGCAGTGTTGAAATAAAGCTGACATGTCTTTTGGTGAAACTAATATCTTTCTTGTATTTAGTTGGCAGCGCTGCTCCCTTTCATACCAAAGAATCTGCCAGCAGAAAGTCCTTAACAAAGGGACAGCCATCTATGGGTTGCCTTAATCCTTTGGATTCAACTGCCCCaaaagtgaaaagaggaaaagaaagagagattgCAAAACTGAAACGCCCTACAGCGCTTAAAAAGGTAAACATGTCAACCCTGGAGGGTCTGGATCCACactcatatttcaaaaataaaaatttatgtttTCTTATTCAAGAACTAGTGACCGTGAGCATAGGTAAGGGACTTGGGAGCTTCCGCCTCTAGTTCCTAGTATACTGACGCCCTGTCCTATGGATCTAGGCATGTAACATTAGCTTTTCTACTCCCATAATGAGTTCAGGGTGATACAAAGCTATGTCAATACAGattgcagggattttttttttaactgtaactACTAGGACATTATGGTAAGACTTGCATAGTTTTTTCCATGTTGTTGAATCCTAGTTTGTAGTCCAATGTAGTATGCTGACCTTAAATTTTCCTACTCTTTTTTCAGAGATGGATATAGAACTTGCAataaaaacacagattttaattgagtaaatttagaaatattaggttgtatatatctatatgcatacacacataaAGTAGGTATGTACACAAAGTACAGTATGTATGGAAATCAGAAGGTAAATACAAAATACCCAGCCCTAAAAAAGAAAGTgcgaaagcctttaaaaaaagtcatgtgAAAGTCACCTATACTCATGCACCACAGTTCTTGTCAAGATCACTTTGATATAAGCAGTTAAATCTGATAAAGCTGTGTTTGTACAAAAGTTGTCTCTGGCTAAGTTgcccttggtttttttttttcttcctccctggcaaccttttttttttcctatccccaGACTGATCCCTAATCTACTTGAGTTAGAGAAATTCACAGTTATGTGTTCAGAATAGTTTTCTAAATTCTGTTAAGGCTTTTATGTTATTATCATTTATCATAAAAATACCAACATATCCATGGCTATTTATCCATGGTAGGGGATGAGGAATTGTTAATGAATGTTATGTATCAGAAAGAAGCTGTGAAAGTACTTCATACTTAAAACAAACTGTTGAAAGCACTATTTATGTAGAAGTATGAGGGTCTTGAGTATGccatctgtaaataaaaaaaaaaaaaaccaaacaaaaaaaaaaaacaacctggaatgaaatactgtttaaaatcAAAGAGGAAACTGAAATGACTTCAGGGTTTTGTTATCTGGCACGAGTAGGAAGGTTCAAAACAACTTGgttaacttttattttgtgttgtgttCAGTCAAATGgacatttttctttacaggtaTCCCTATAATTTTCAGATGCTGATAGCTGTTGGTTTTGTTCCTAGATTAttttgaaagagagagaagagaagaaaggccGTTTATCAGCTGACCTTAGCCTTTTGGGATCTGAAGAACAGAAAGATGTTCATATGACCTTGACTGCTGATCAGTCTCAGGAGCTGGCCTCTCAAGAAGGTTGGTCTCTCTCTTGTCATCCCTTGCCCCCCCACCCTTGTGCTAATCTGCTTATTTTAATatctcatctttctctttttatgcaACACAACTTATTGACATtgtcttttaactttttttaacatTACGAAATGCTAGGAATTAGAACCCTCTCTTTGTAAAATGTCTTGTCTGTCCCTCAGTTGTGGAAGGCTCAGTGCAGTATGGGTTCTAAGTACGTAATCTCCATACAGCGTTTTAATTCATTTCTCTTGAGGGGTTGTTACCAATGTATGTCAGAGTTGGTAACATTTTTGGTAAGCAAACAAAATGTGACCTGTTGTCGGCCATGCTGTGCTGTTTCCAATGCTTTTGAGAGCATACCACAAGTTTTCCAGATACAGAAGTTGCAAACAATTTTCCAGTTTGTCGAACACTCTTGTCAATAAACTGCACTGTTAATTTGCAGCGGCAGCTCTGAGCAACTGGGAAACTCCAAAGAATTTGTAATGTCTGTgatgtgttttggggggggacgGGAGCGGGGGAGGTGCCTCAAGATTCCAGATGTACTgcttcagaatttttcttctggatAACCTGCCTAACTCCACCAGGCTGAAGATAAGTGTGAAAATCTTAAATATCTTAAGTTagttatgtattatatataaaaatagtaaagaaTTACAGGAAGAAGTTGTAGCGTTTAGGCAGGCTTCCTCTTCTGTTCTGTCTACTTCCCAAACTAGGCTTTGAatgttttttaatgaatattcaaATATTGCTTATTTACCCAACCCATGCTGAGTGCTGTGTATGTGCTTATTTTGTTCCTACCCCTGCAGGGAAGAATACTGTTTAGTCTGTTCAGATGAAACTTGGAAAAAGCAAGGGAGAGATACATAAGTGTGATGCTGTTTCTTTTATGTGAAAACGTCTTTGCATTTTATGATGTTTAAAAATTGTCTTTCAGAAACTGGACTAAGCATGCCTAGTGATACTTCACTTTCGCCAGCAAGTCAGAATTCTCCGTACTGCATGACCCCAGTGTCACAAGGTTCACCTGCTAGTTCTGGAATAGGCAGTCCGATGGCATCTTCTGCAATAACCAAAATTCACAGCAAGAGATTCAGAGAGTAAGAGTTTTGCATTACTAATATAAATTAAAGGCTTGCACTTCAGTCAGCCTCATCTTTTAAGTGTGGATAGGTTTAGTAGACTTAGGAGGAGCTTAACGAACATAAGCTACCCTTTTATCAACAGAAGTTTCGGCAAGTATTTTTTTTGCCATAGATGgattgctctgtgtgtgtatacagtGTGTATATATTGTGCATGTACACCTGTGCACTTCGGATTTTCTTTGGTTGCTGCAACAAATAAGCTAAGTGGGAGTAgtctccaaattatttttttttaggaatgctACATACACTTTGGGAAAGGAGGAACACTTATGAATGCTGAAAATACTGTAATAGTCACTCTTAATAcattaatactttttaaatgtaTCTTTATAGAGTACCAAGTTAAGGAAGACAATAGTTGCTTGTGGCACCTATTGgagtatttctttgtatttttaaatattctttttgagGTAAGGGATGTTACTGGAAATATAAATGTCTTCAGGATGTGTTTTTAACTTATACAGTTCTAATTTCTATATCCTTTTAATAACTTTAACTGTTCTGAggacataaaattatttttatttggtaaAAGAAAAGACTCAGTGAAATAGTATTGATTATGTGCTATGTTAATACTTGATGTTTTTTGAATTGACAGGTACTGTAACCAAGTTCTAAGCAAAGAAATAGATGAGTGTGTGACACTCTTACTGCAAGAGCTTGTCAGCTTCCAGGAACGGATTTATCAAAAGGATCCCATGAGAGCTAAAGCAAGGAGAAGACTTGTTATGGGGTTGCGTGAGGTTACTAAGCATATGAAACTAAACAAGATCAAGTGTGTAATCATATCTCCCAACTGCGAAAAAATCCAGTCAAAAGGTATAAATGATCAAACAAGTGATGTACTTAACTGTTTATCCTTTTCTTGTGCTGATTTGCAAGGGTAGAAGCATTTTTTAGTTATTATGCATGATATAACACTTCCAGAATCAATTGTGCAATTGCCACTTCACATTCATTCTCTTCTGCTCCATTCTGGAAGAAACTTGTTCATGAGGGgtgaatagcttaaaaaaaaaaaatagatattataATACATAAAATGGACGTCATTTCATTTGGTCTGTGATAGGCCTAGAGTCCTGAGCTCTGGATGTTCTTAAAGAGGATTCCTTAAGAGGAGTATGAATGGCTTACTTAACCAACCGACGCATTTTGCCACAACCAGAAATGTAAACAAAGGCTTCGTGAGATATGAGAAGAACAAAGCTCTGCTCAAGAAGAGAGTCATGAAAAATTTGGTTTAATGTGTGTGCAGAGAATAGAGAATACAAAATATTGCCTTCATCAGTATTCACTTACTATACTTGAAATGTGTAGCTGGTTATCCTGTAGAACACAGTAGCTCATGATTGTGTGTGTTGAAGTTTGACTACAGTTAAAATGAGGTAGAGTTGTATCTGGCCATGCTATGACTTTAACTGACTAGATAATCTATTTAAAATCACTTTCTTCAAGGTGGACTGGATGAGGCTCTGTATAATGTAATAGCCATGGCACGGGAACAAGAAATTCCTTTTGTCTTTGCTCTTGGACGGAAAGCTCTTGGACGTTGTGTGAACAAGCTGGTTCCTGTTAGTGTAGTGGGTATCTTCAACTACTCGGGTGCTGAGGTGAGTAATTCCATTCACATAAATGGCTGGAGTAAACAGCCTTGTAGTTAAGAATTGATTGTAGTTAATCCTTGCAGTTAAGAATTGATTTGGCATGGAGAGCACACTGATGTGCATTTGATAGTGGCCCTAACTTGATCTATATTGGGCCATGTTTTTCCCTGAAACTCAGTATTTACAGAACTGAGAGACTGTTGAAACACTTTGGTTGCAACATCTCTGTAGTTTTCAAATAGACTTAAATGCCATCTGAAATTCTCTGGAAGGATTAAGATTGTAAGGAAAATGGTATCTTAAAGTAAGTACATCTCAAAGTTGTGTAAACGTGGAgcggtgtttttatttttatttaacagagcAACTAATTTTTGGTTGAAGTAAAGGTATTTGGTGTTAATAAGCTTAAGGCTTGCTATGTGCTATATGTTTGACTGAAAGGAGTAATTTAAAGTGAAAGCTACTAGTTGGAACTACTGATTATAAAAACTGCCTTCGTACTTAGGACCTATTTAATAAGCTGGTATCGCTGACTGAAGAGGCCAGAAAAGCCTACAGAGATATGGTTGCTGCAATGGAACAGGAACAGGCAGAAGAAGCCTTGAAGAATGTCAAGAAGGCACCGCATCATATGGGTCATTCCCGTAACCCCTCTGCGGCAAGTGCTATCTCGTTCTGTAGTGTTATTTCTGAACCCATATCTGAAGTGAATGAGAAAGAATATGGTAAGTGTGTTAAAACTTACTGTTGTAACTAAAGCTGGGATTTCCCAAATGCTGCTTATTGCAAAATGTAGCTAAAAATACAGTATCTCTTCATCATTTATATGGTATTCTACAATTTTTagaagtaagagaaaaatggCTGGTCTTCAGGTAGTTTTATAAGTCACTTTTTCCTCTGA
Protein-coding sequences here:
- the SECISBP2L gene encoding selenocysteine insertion sequence-binding protein 2-like isoform X1, yielding MIPMALPNDSGGINGMEPTPIPSYLITCYPFVQENQSNRQFPLYNNDIRWQQPNPNPAGPYLAYPIISAQPPVSTEYTYYQLMPAPCAQVMGFYHPFPTPYSAPFQTANAVNTVTTECTERPNPSGQVFPLSSQRSRSSNRGPVIQKQQQLQTHIKSKRPPVKNVATQKETSSSGPENRSKIVLLVDASQQTDFPSDIANKSLSESASTMLWKSKGRRRRASHPAAESSSEQGASEADIDSDSGYCSPKHGNNQAAAMTSRNTDSCAMNVVEPSMNTTGMSWTNVNSQATQKKPWIEKTQTFSRGGRQAEQRNSSQSGFRCRDHSTSSERRQNLQKRHEKPITTSQSSRTEQSPEALYFEDEDEFPELNSDNGSSKSSNIQQKISPKVLDDLPENSPINIVQTPIPITTSVPKRAKSQKKKALAAALATAQEYSEISMEQKKLQEALSKAAGKKSKTPVQLDLGDMLAALEKQQQAMKARQITNTRPLSYTVGSAAPFHTKESASRKSLTKGQPSMGCLNPLDSTAPKVKRGKEREIAKLKRPTALKKIILKEREEKKGRLSADLSLLGSEEQKDVHMTLTADQSQELASQEETGLSMPSDTSLSPASQNSPYCMTPVSQGSPASSGIGSPMASSAITKIHSKRFREYCNQVLSKEIDECVTLLLQELVSFQERIYQKDPMRAKARRRLVMGLREVTKHMKLNKIKCVIISPNCEKIQSKGGLDEALYNVIAMAREQEIPFVFALGRKALGRCVNKLVPVSVVGIFNYSGAEDLFNKLVSLTEEARKAYRDMVAAMEQEQAEEALKNVKKAPHHMGHSRNPSAASAISFCSVISEPISEVNEKEYETNWRNMVETSDGLETSENERESSCKTAVPEKAGNGQIEKATLNKQPLLATTGATSATNHGKSTPGDKDEVKPDDNLEWASQQSTETGSLDGSCRDLLNSSMTSTTSTLVPGMLEEEEEEEEDDDEDYAHEPISVEVQLNSRIESWVSETQRTMETLQLGKTLSGAEEDNAEQSEEEEIETSEQADPVTDGEEWTNDKHASNTQHKPTICSSLNKEHTDSIYMP
- the SECISBP2L gene encoding selenocysteine insertion sequence-binding protein 2-like isoform X2, yielding MDKADKNVKLSAEVEPFIPQKKGPETLMIPMALPNDSGGINGMEPTPIPSYLITCYPFVQENQSNRQFPLYNNDIRWQQPNPNPAGPYLAYPIISAQPPVSTEYTYYQLMPAPCAQVMGFYHPFPTPYSAPFQTANAVNTVTTECTERPNPSGQVFPLSSQRSRSSNRGPVIQKQQQLQTHIKSKRPPVKNVATQKETSSSGPENRSKIVLLVDASQQTDFPSDIANKSLSESASTMLWKSKGRRRRASHPAAESSSEQGASEADIDSDSGYCSPKHGNNQAAAMTSRNTDSCAMNVVEPSMNTTGMSWTNVNSQATQKKPWIEKTQTFSRGGRQAEQRNSSQSGFRCRDHSTSSERRQNLQKRHEKPITTSQSSRTEQSPEALYFEDEDEFPELNSDNGSSKSSNIQQKISPKVLDDLPENSPINIVQTPIPITTSVPKRAKSQKKKALAAALATAQEYSEISMEQKKLQEALSKAAGKKSKTPVQLDLGDMLAALEKQQQAMKARQITNTRPLSYTVGSAAPFHTKESASRKSLTKGQPSMGCLNPLDSTAPKVKRGKEREIAKLKRPTALKKIILKEREEKKGRLSADLSLLGSEEQKDVHMTLTADQSQELASQEETGLSMPSDTSLSPASQNSPYCMTPVSQGSPASSGIGSPMASSAITKIHSKRFREYCNQVLSKEIDECVTLLLQELVSFQERIYQKDPMRAKARRRLVMGLREVTKHMKLNKIKCVIISPNCEKIQSKGGLDEALYNVIAMAREQEIPFVFALGRKALGRCVNKLVPVSVVGIFNYSGAEDLFNKLVSLTEEARKAYRDMVAAMEQEQAEEALKNVKKAPHHMGHSRNPSAASAISFCSVISEPISEVNEKEYETNWRNMVETSDGLETSENERESSCKTAVPEKAGNGQIEKATLNKQPLLATTGATSATNHGKSTPGDKDEVKPDDNLEWASQQSTETGSLDGSCRDLLNSSMTSTTSTLVPGMLEEEEEEEEDDDEDYAHEPISVEVQLNSRIESWVSETQRTMETLQLGKTLSGAEEDNAEQSEEEEIETSEQADPVTDGEEWTNDKHASNTQHKPTICSSLNKEHTDSIYMP